GATGTCGCTAATGCCTAACTCAACAGAAAGAGGCAATTGAGCTTGTTTTACACGTGTTTCAAGCATTTTTGTTTGCTCTGGTGACATCTCTTTTGTATTAGTTTGCATCCAATAGCGAACAGATAGATTTGGTACAATTGGCTCTAAAACAACATGCGGAATACAAATATTAATCATACCGCTTGTCTCACCAATAATCGTATTTAATGAAATGACGACTACCGTTTCATTTGGTGATATCATTTGTAAAAACTGAGGATTCACCTCAAGCTCTACTAAAATTGGGTCGATTTCAGCAACATTTTCCCATGCTTCGCGTAAATTGTCGAATGAGCGTTCAAAGAGATTTGTCATAATTTTTGTTTCAATTTCTGTTAAGTTATCAACATTACTATGACTTGCTCCACTACCACCCATTAAACGATCTAACATCGAATAAGCAATGTTTGGGTTTATTTCCATCAATATATTACCATCAAGTGGTGGCACTTCAAACACATTAATGAGCGTCATATTCGGAATTGAACGAACAAACTCTTCAAAGGGTATTTGGTCTACTGATGCTACTGTAATTTGTACATAGCTTCTTAACTGTGCAGAAAAGAAGGTAGTCAGTAGTCGTGCAAAATTCTCATGTATTCGGGTCAAACTTCGGATTTGATCTTTTGAGAAGCGCAACGCTCGCTTAAAGTCATAAACTTTAACCTTTCGCCCCTCGTCCTCTTTTTTAATGTCATCCGCTGACATTTCTCCGGTCGAGATTGCGGATAGTAGCGCATCTATCTCAGATTGGGATAACACATCTCCTGCCATTTGCCCACCTCCATTTCAAGCAGTTTCTAATTTTTATTGAAAGATGTAGGAGGTAATATATACTTGTTGAATTTCTCCCTCTTGCATCAATTCATTTAACTGTGTTTTTATTGCCTTTTCAAACATTATTTTACCTTGCTTGCCATCTAAATCTTTTTGTTCCATTTCTGAAAGCTCTTGAATAATTAAATTATTCGTTTGGAAATCACGCTTCTTTAACTCTTCTGCAGCGTCCTTGCTAGTAGTTTGGATTTTTAGCGTCATGCGCACAACCCTTTTATCAGCAAGATTGGTCATAATTTCAGGAACATCAACAGAGGCTTCTACAATATCGTCTATTGATGGTTCAAGTGATGCTGCCGGCTTATTGAATTGAGTAAATAATACAAACGCAATAACGCCAATAAGTATAATCGCCACTAGTACGATGATAATCATCGTTAACACTTTATTATTCTTCATCTTCTTCACCTCGTAGATGCGGGTTTGATAGTACTTGTATATTGTTATAAAAAGCTGTTGCCTTTTGTCGCACCTCATCTTCACTCTGTAACACAATAATTTTTGTTCCTGTTGTTAAAGTAATAGTCGTATCTGGGAAAGATTCGACTGTTTCTATGTATAAAGCATTTAGTGTAAATGCTTTGCCATTTAGTCGTGTTAGTTCAATCATTGAAATAGGGCCGGTCTAGCGCAAGAGCCGGCCCGACCCTCCCTCATATTGAAAATTATGTTTTATAGCTCGAACGCCCTCTACGCATAACCTCTTGTGACATCATCCAAAGCTCTACTAAATTACTAGCAGCTATTTGGTTGCATACTTAAAGGCTTAAAAACTATGATATAGCAGCTTTCGAAACTAGAAGTAACTAATTTCTAAACTATCGTTTTAAGTTAACTAACTCTTGAAGAACCTCATCTGATGTAGTGATAATACGCGTATTTGCTTGGAAGCCACGTTGCGCTACAATCATTTCAGTAAATTCTTCTGATAAGTCGACGTTGGACATTTCAAGTGCCCCTGCCGTAATTGACCCCATACCTGCTACTGTAGCAATTTGTCCATAAGGTGCTCCAGAGTTAGCAGTTGCTTGGAAGTAGTTACTACCTACTTTTTCAAGACCACCTGCATTAGGGAATTTAACCATAACAATTTGACCTGCATATTGTCTATATCCATTTGCATCCACATATTCAACCGTTCCATCCGGACCAATACTCAACTCTTTTGCAGTTGTTGGGATTTTAATTGGGTTATTACCGTCAAAAGTAAAAGTATCGTTTTCTCCAAGTAAATCCTCTGTTATCCCATTCAGCGGGCTGGCTTCTTTATCTGCTTCTGCATTACTTTCAGTTGAGTCAGTTTCATACAATGTATCATTGGCATGACCCACTAAATATTTCCCTTCTGCATTCACTAAATAACCTGCATTATCCATGTAGAAGTTACCTGCACGCGTATAAACAACGTTTGTATAGTTTTCTGCAACACCATCCGTATTTGACACCGAGTCGGCTACCATAAAGAATCCTTCACCTTGAATGGCAAGATCCAATGGGCGGTTTGTCGTTTGACGTGAGCCAGAACCGTGAACTGTATCAATTGCTGCAAGTGTTGAACCAAGACCTATTTGTAAAGGGTTTGTACCACCACGAGTAGGCGTTGCAGCTGAAGCACCTCCACTCGTTTGAGATAGGATGTCTTTGAAAATCACGCGACCTTTTTTAAATCCATACGTGTTTACATTTGCAATATTATTGCCAATAACATCTAGCTTTGTTTGGAAGTTTTTAAGACCTGAAATACCTGAATACATAGAACGTAACATAAGTTGTCGTTCTCCCTTCATTTTTTGAATTGTGCGCCTCTGTCAGTCAGCAACACATAGGCTTCCTTACTAAAGAAGGTCCAGCCTTAAAGCACGATTGTGCCATCAATATTAGTAAACAGTTGTTGCTTTGCTTCCGTGCGATCCATTGCTGTAATAACAGTAGCATTTTTAGCACTGACAATTAAAGCTGCTTGATCCATCAAGACTAATGGTTGTTTGACACCTTTGGAATGTGCCTCAAATACCTTGTCAGATACAACCTGCCATTCCTGTTCAGTAATCGCGATATTACGCTCTTTAATGCGTTCATGAGCATGCTTACTGACTTTTAGCTCCTGTTGATTCGTCGCCTCATGTAAATGCGCACTAAACGATTGCTGTGTATTGGTAGGTGTAGGTTGCTTTTGGCGAATAGTAGGATACAATGGGACACGATGAATTGAAAATTTATCCATCTTTCTCCACCACCTTTATTCGCTAATTACTGTAAATTCTTTCCCTGCTAGTTTTTTGCCATTTGCTAATTCATAATAAATAATGCCATCTTTATTAGATACAGAAGTGATTCTACCTTGTGCATCTTGTTCCCCGTCTTTGTACGTAACATTTTTGCCGATTAGCATACTCGCTTGTACAAGCGGTGATTCAGTTGATGTATTGTTTTCACCTGTGCTCGTTTCTTTATTACCAAGAATAGCAGAGATGTTTCCTGGGAATATTTCCTTGCCATCTGCTAATACAAACACGGCTTCCCCATCAACAAATTTTAAAGATTGGATAACGCCTGAACCTTCTATTACAATCGGCTTATTATCTTTATCCACTTCTTTTGAGATTTCATGCCATTTTACTTCTTTGCCAACAAATGATGTATAGTTCATAAGCTGCGATTGTTGTTGAGACATCAATAATGATTCCATCGCCTTTGTCATATTTTGCATTTGTTCTAAAGAAGAGAACTGTGCCATTTGAGCAATAAATTCTCGGTCATCCATAGGATTTGTTGGATCTTGATGTTGTAATTGTGTAATTAATAACTTTAAAAATGCATCTTTACCGAGCTCACTACTACCTGTTTGTTTAGTTGGGGCACTATAGTTTGAATAGTAAAGATCATTTGAAATTTTCGTTTCAGCCACTGTTTACACCTCCTCAATTTCTAAATAATCATGGAAGGACATACTCTCTTCGTTATCCTCATTTTGTTGCTCTTGTTCTTCTTGCTGTTGTCGCTTAAAGAAGTTGTTAAAGAAGTGTTGATCTCGCTGTTGTCTATCAGCATCCTGCAACGACTGTGCAATATCTAGTCGCTCCACTTGGATATTTTGCTGAACAAACGCTTGCTTTAACTGATGTGCTTGACTGTCAAGCAGTTCACGCCCGTGCGCAGTAGATGCTAGTAGACGCGCAGTTAAAACACCGTCATTTTGGACAAGCTCGATTCGAATTGTACCAAGATTTTCAGGATATAATTTTAATGTTAAACGTGTAATCCCTTGCGCATTAGAAATTTGAGCTTTATTGATGATTGCCTGCATTTCTTTCAGTAATGCTTCCGATTGAGCTGGCTTAGCTGTTGGCAAAGTTACTTGGAATGTATCTGCTTTTGTTTGTACTGTATTCGCTGTCACCATTTCATTAGCATTTGTATCGCTTTGTTTCGTCACTTGTACTTGCTGAATGACTTGTTGGAAACCTTGCAACGGCAATGTAACAGTTGTTTTTGTGGTAACTTGTTGCGCAGTTTGAATCGTTTCAATTTGCGTTTGCACCGTTGTTAAAAATTGTTGAACGTTTGACAAACTATTTTCTTGAGACATTGTTAAATCTGCTTTTTGTCCAACTAATTGTGTTAGTTTTAATACTTGAAGTAGCGTTGTTGCCTCCTCGGGCGTTACTTGTCCTTCACCTTGTAAAGCAGCTACTAACTGCGTCTGTAACACAGGTGCTTGAGCGTCTACTAAAGTTAGTAGCTCCCACACATCACTCGCTTGCTGTTCTTCCCCTAGAAGTTGTTGAACCAATTTCTGAATTTGCTCTTTATCTACATTCAATGCAGCCATTAAATTGTCTAAATTCAACATTTCATCCATAGCTACTGCTTTGCCATCTTCCCCTATTTGAAGCATTAACAAGCCTTCGTCGTGCGGGATCTCTAACAAATCTAACAATTCCTCGATAGATTGAGTATTTAATAATTCCTCTAGTTCAGCTAACTTATCGCCATCTTGTGTTTCACTGCTTTGTGATATGTTATTTTGCTGGTTTGTTGAAGCTACTACTTGTCCAAATACAGATCCAAATTTTGATACTTTATCTTGAGCTGTTCCTGCATTTGTTTTTACTTCAGCATTACTAGCTGACACAGCTTTCGGTGAAGCAGTGTTTACTTTAGAAGCCGTCATATTCATCATTGCAATATTCATGTTTTCACCTCCTTTTCAATTGTTTTTTTATTGTTTAGCCATCAGTTCAGTATATTTCGCAGCATCTTGTGGTTCCATTTTCTCTAAAATAGCAGCTAACTTATCAGGTTTTAAACTTGATAAAATGCGCAATGCCTGTGCATCGCTCATTTTTATAAGCACCGGTGCTGCTGCTTTAGGTGACATTTTATCAAAAGTAGACAAAATATCATTGAAATCACGTTTCACATCATCTTGTTCTCTATTTAATTTTTCTATTTCAAACAGTAATTTCTCTTGTTCTGTCAACAATTTTTCTTTCTCAGTTGTCGTGTCATCTAATTTTTTTTGCAATTGCGCTATTTCGGCTTCTTTTTCTTGTATTTCTGCCTGTAAACTTACAACTTTGGAATCATCAATTACAACAGCATCTTTCGCTTGTTGAGCCTCTGATTCAACAAAAGGTAAGCTACTTACTGCCTTTTTTCCTAAATCAAAGACGTTCGTATTCATTAACGTTGCTACAACAAGTAACACCGCGACTACAAACATAACAGGTATTAATATCCAGATAAAAAACTTTTGGAAACCTCCTGATTTACGTGGTGGCTGTTGTACTTCTAATTCAGTTTTAATACGGTTTTCTTTTTTCGCCATGAAATCACCTGATTTCTTTCTTGAAATACGTAAGTGAAGAAATTTCATCTAAAAATATGCTCTCGATGCGATCTTGTTCTTGTTGAAATGACTTATAATCTTTTTCACGCATTTTTTCAAATTTACGTACTTCCAAGTTTTTTTCTAATAGTTTTTCTTCGTACCAATTCATTTTAGAACGTGCCTGTACAACCTTTTGTTGCACGTCGGCAATAGTCTTTTCAAGGCTATCAATAAAACGAGCATAGTGATGAATTTCTTCTATTGATGATCCTACAACTAAACGTTCTTGCTGAAATTCTATTAAATTCTCTTTCTTTTTCAGCAAGTCATACAACTTTGTTGCAACCTCTTCAAAAGAACGAACAGCTTCTTTATAGGCAATTTCAGTTTCATTTTTTTCTTGTTCTCGAATGGTTAACACTTTTTCAAAACGATACATATAACTAACCAACCTACTTGCCACCACCGTTCGATAATGTAATCAACTCATTCATACTTTCCTCAAGCGTCACCTTATCTAAATACCCTTGCTTTAAATAAGCCGTAATAAGCGGTTCATAATAAATGGCCTCATCAATCTCTTTAGATGTCCCACGTTTATAGGCACCGATATTAATTAAGTCCTCAGATTTGTCATATGTATAATAAAGCTCACGTAAACGCTCGGCCGCTTTTTTATGCGCTGGCTCTGCCACATGATTCATTAAACGACTGACGCTTTTCAGCACATTAATAGCAGGATATTGGCCCTTATTGGCAAGGTTTCGGTCAAGTACAATATGTCCGTCTAAAATACCTCGCACTGTATCAGCTATAGGCTCGTTCATATCATCACCATCAACTAGTACCGTGTAAAAGGCAGTAATCGAACCTTTTTCATTTGTCCCCGTACGCTCTAATAACTTTGGTAAAATCGCAAATACAGATGGCGTATAACCTTTTTGAGCAGGGGGCTCTCCTGTTGCAAGCCCTATTTCCCGCTGTGCCATTGCAACACGCGTTACTGAGTCCATCATCAACATGACATTTAAGCCACGATTTCTAAAGTACTCTGCAATAGCTGTTGCAGTAAACGCTCCTTTAATACGCATTAGTGCTGGTTGGTCTGACGTAGCTGCCACAACAATTGAGCGGCTTAACCCCTCAGATCCTAAATCTCTTTCAATAAATTCGCGCACCTCACGGCCACGCTCTCCAACTAACGCAATGACATTTAAATCCGCTTGTGTATTGCGTGCAATCATGCCTAGTAATGTACTTTTACCTACCCCAGAGCCGGCGAAGATACCTACACGTTGTCCGTTACCGACAGTTAACATACCATCAATTGCTTTTACTCCAACCTCAAGTCTTTCATTAATTGGCGGACGAGTAAGGGGATTGGGTGGATCTTGTTCTGTAGGAACAGACATTAATCCTTTCGGTAACAAAGTACCATCAATAGGATTCCCCATTGAATCTAGAACCTTCCCAATTAACTCTGGTCCCACTTTAATTTCAAGCGGCGCCCCTGTTCCTTCTACTAAGCAACCAATCGATATTTCTCGAAGCGAAGTATAAGGCATCAAAACAACAATTTCATCTTTGAAGCCAACAACTTCTGCCAAAATGATTTGATGGCCGTTTTTCGACGTTTCAACATGAATTTTACACACATCACCGATGGAACTATCGGGACCTTGCGACTCAATCATTAAGCCGACAACTCTCGTTACTCTACCAAACTTTTTGAAAGTCGGTATATTTGGAATTTGTTCGATTAATTGAGCCGTTTTCATGTCGATCATTCCTTACTTTCTAATATTTCATGTAGCTTGATTCTTAATTCATTTAATTGCTCGTCAATACTAACAACTATCCGACCATAATTTGTTTCGATATAGCAATCTGTTTCATTTGCAAAATCTTCGTTAACAAAAATCATAAATGGTACGTCTGTTGGGAACATTTCGGCCAACTCATCACGATTAGATGTAATTAAGCCATAATATGTAGGAGAAACGTAGATTTTAATTTCCTTCATTTCTCTCGCTTCTTTAAGACCTCTACGAACAATGGATAGATATAATTCATCGTTTTGCTCTAATGAAGTCCCTATAATACGTTCTGCAGCAGTTAAACCTAGTTCTAAAATAATTGCTTCTTGATCTTCGATATATTTTTTCGCATTTTCCCCAGCTTGTACAATGATTTCATTCGCTGTTTGAAGGGATTGCGCCATTGCTTCCGTGGCTCTGTTTGTACCATCCTCATAGCCTTGACCATACCCTTCATCATACGCTTCTTGTACACGATTTGGGCGTTCTTCTTCCCAGCTTTGTTTCATATGCTCAATTTCTTGGAAGTGCATTTGCATCTCTTGTTCAAAGGCTTGTCGTGCCGCTTGAATTTCAGCTCGAGCCTCTGCAAGTAAACGATCACGTTCGGCAAATACATCTTCCATTGTCATTTGATGATGGGATGTTTCATCTGTTTCCATTTCGGGTATATCAAACATATCACGTATTTGTATCTTCTTTACATTATCGCCATTGGACTGTGTGTATACAGAACGGATGATTCTAGACAATGACGTCATCTCCTCCACCACGTGCAATAATAATCTCACCAGCATCCTCTAAGCGACGAATAACAGCAACAATTCGCGATTGAGCTTCTTCTACGTCACGCAAACGAACTGGCCCCATAATTTCCATTTCTTCTTTGAAAGTATCTGCCATTCGTTGTGACATATTTCGGAAGATAATATCTTTTACTTCTTCGCTTGACACTTTCATTGAAAGGAGTAAATCTTCGTTTTCACAATCACGGATAACACGCTGAATCGAACGGTTATCAAGCGTAACAATATCTTCGAATACAAACATGCGTTTTTTGATTTCTTCTGCAAGCTCTGGGTCTTGAATTTCGAGTGCATCGAGAATCGTTTTTTCTGTTTGTCGGTCTACACCATTTAATACTTCAACGACTGCGTCGATACCACCAGTTTCTGTGTAGTCTTGCGTCACAGTTGAAGATAGTTTACGTTCTAAGACAGACTCAATTTCACTAATTACTTCTGGTGAAGTTGACTCCATCATCGCAATACGTTTAGCTATATCAGCTTGTACTTCTTGTGGTAATGAAGATAAAATAACACCCGCTTGTCCTGCTTCTAAATACGAGAGAATAAGGGCAATTGTTTGTGGATGTTCATTTTGAATAAAGTTAAAAATTTGTGCAGGATCTGCTCTACGTGCAAAGTCGAATGGGCGCACTTGTAAAGAAGAAGTCAAACGATTAATGATTGTTTGAGCTTGTTCAATACCTAGTGCTTTCTCTAATACCGTCTTCGCGTAGCCAATACCGCCTTGTGTAATATAATCTTGCGCAAGTGCAATATTGTGGAATTCTTCAATAATTTCTTCTTTTACATTTGCTTCTACTTTTTTAACACTTGAAATTTCTAACGTTAAACGTTCAATTTCTTCCTCAGTTAAATGTTTATAGACAGAAGCTGAAACCTCAGGCCCTAATGAAATTAACAAGAGTGCGGCCTTTTGTTTTCCGGTTAATTCCTTATCTTTCTTGGACACAGCAGAACCTCCTAGTTAGTCTTCCGCAATCCAACTACGCAGTAACTTTGCAAAATCATCAGGCTTTTCTTTCGCCATTTTTTCAAGTTGCTTACGACGCATTGTAGCTTCCGTTTCAATTTCTTCATTAATATCATCAATCATCAATTCTTCTTGTTCTTCTAGGATACTTAACTCTTCTTCTTCCTTCGCACGTTTACGTGAACGGATAATAAAGAATGCAAGTAATAGAATAACAGCTAGTAAAATACCTCCAACTACCCAAACCCACCATGGGATAACAGGTGTTTCATCAGCAGTATCAGCTACCTTACCATTTAACGGTTGGACAGAAACAGCCACTTTTTCATCAATTTGCTCTTGAGTAAGTACCGCTGCTACATCCTTTGAAATTGTTGTACGAACAATTGTACTTAAAATTTTCTCAATGTCTTGTTGTACACCATCAGGTAATGATGCAGCGTCTGTAGCTGTAGGTGGTTCAACAATTACTTGGATGCCAATATCTTGAATTTTATATGGTGCTTCTTGAATATCTTTACGAATACGGTTGACGTCATTATTAATAGTTTCTTCCGTACGTTCATAATCACCATTTCCTGTTGCACCCTCATTGTATGTTGTGAAATTATCTGTAGTTGTTTCAGCCTCAGGTGTACCCATTGCTGCATTACCAGTACCAGAATATTGCTCTGTAATACGTTGGGCGCTTATCGCAATCCCTTCCATATTCTCTTCATCAACTGGTGTCACTAAGTTCTCTTCACGATTTTCCTTTTTAAAGTCAATGTCTGTTGTAACAGAAACAATTACTTTATCTTGTCCCATCAGTGTTCCTAGCATATTTTGCACTTGACGTTGTAGGTCACGTTCAACCAATTTCTTCATTTGTAATTGACCTTCAGCTGTTGTTGTCGATGTACCATCTGTTGTTGCAGCATTTAAATCAAAGTACTCTGAGAATTGATTCGAGATCACAATGTTATCAGTTTTTAAATTCGGAATACTTTTTGAAACTAAGTTGTACATTGTTGCAATTTGTTGTTCTGTAAACTTATAGCCAGGATCTGTATTCAATACAATGGATGCAGTCGCATCTTCTTTTACATCCTGTATGAAAACTCCTTCTTCAGGAAGAGTGATCATCACTTTTGCATCTTTTACGCCCTCTAGATTTTTGATTAGCTTAGCAATTTCTGTTTCAGTTGCGGCTTTTTTCAATAAATTGAATTCATTGTCCGTCATACCGAAGCCAGAACTATTAGCAAAAGAGTAATCGATTGTTCCAGTCTGAGGATATCCTTCTGATGCTAGTTGCACCAATAAAGAGTCAACCTGTTCTTGAGGCACTAATATAGATGTGCCTCCTGGGGCAATTTCATATTTTACACCTTGAGAATCCAATGCTTCTTTTACTTGCCCAATTTCTCTTGTGGATAAATCTTTATAGAGCGGAACATATGTAGTTTTTGTTGCAAAAAACGTAATGATGGCTGCAAGTGCTATCACACCTACTACAGAACTAAGCATTACTATTTTTTGTGTTTTACTCCGACTTTTCCAAAATTGGCTGGTGTCGGTTTTTATTTTCGTCAATCGTTCATTCATTATGAATCCTCCGGTTATAGTGAATAACCTAGCAATCAATAATTCGCGATAACAGTGGAATCTCATGGAAGTATTGAATATAAAATGTATCGTTCCATGAGAAGCCTAATTAATTGGATTGGTGTCTTTCTTCACCAACGCAATTTAATTAGACACTCATTCGCATTATTTCTTGGTAAGCTTCAATCACCTTATTGCGAACTTCAATTGTTGCGTTTAATGTAATGCTCGCCTTTTGAGATGCAATCATTACTTCGTGCAACTCCACATCTCCACCAGTTATTAGCTTTTGTGTAAATTTATCAGAAGTGATTTGCTGATCATTCACTTTCGCTATTGCCTCTTTTAACGAATTCGCAAAGCTTTGTTGCGCTTCGTAAGGTGTCGTTTTTAGTTTATTTGTTTCATTTACAACCTGAGTAGGTGTCATTAGTGAAACGGACGAAATTGCCATTATGTATCCATCCTTTCTTTATGTTTATTTACCAATCTCCAACGCCTTTGTCAGCATGGACTTATTTGCATTTAAAACTGTTATGTTCGCCTCGTATGAACGAGTAGCAGACATTAAATCTACCATTTCTTTTAACGGGTCAACATTTGGCATGTTGACATAGCCTTCTGCATTTGCATCCGGATGTGTCGGATCATACACTAATTTGAAAGGTGTTTCTGTATCTTCCTTAATTTGCGATACTTTTACGCCATTCCCCACGCCACCTTTAGCATTTTTTCCGAGTGCAACATTAAGAAACTTTGAAAATTGCCCTTCCTGCGCGGAAAAAGTGACAGACTTCCGGCGGTATGGCTCCCATTCCCCATTTACTTGTTTAGCACGAGTTGTATCCATGTTTGCCATATTGGAAGAAATAACATCCATGCGCAACCTTTGTGCTGTTAAAGCAGAGGCAGTGGTATTCATCCCATGAAATATAGACATTTATTACTTACCTCCTTTAATAACTGTATTGAGTGTATTTAACTTACCATTTACACGGTCGATTAAAGCATTGTAGTAGATTTGATTTTCTGCTAATTTCGTTTGTTCAGCATCCATATCTACAGCATTTCCGTTATTTCGATATCGTAAGCCGTCAACATTATGGACACCTGGTGTCGATTGTCTTATTTCGAAATCATAATGTCTACTATCTGTGCGATATGCCGAAATAGAAATTTGTTTCTCTTTCTCCAACATATCCTTAAAACTTACACTTTTCGCCTTATAATTTGGTGTATCGACATTCGCAATGTTATTTGCGATTGTTTTATGATTCAAAGTTGCATAGGAAAGTCCGTTTTCCAGGCTACTAATAGTTCCTCCAAATAAGTTCAAAACCATTCACCTCATTTTAATTCAATCTATGTACTTCTTATTTTATCCAATAATACAATTGTAATTAAGATGATACGTAGTGTCTATTGTCTTTTGTCATTTTTTAATAGTAGATACGCCCTATTTTTTCAGAAGTTTAACCGGGACAAATATGCCCCATCCCTTGGGGCACTAAGCGTCGATGCGTTTCGTCTTATTTCTAGTTATTTTACACTATTTCGACAGTGTTTACTGTATTAGTATCAATTATCTCCCTGTTTATTACTAGACAGGGTTGGATATAAATGACAAATTGTGATTTTTCGGTAAAAAAAAGTCCCTTTTTACTATTTTTAATATGATTATATAAGTAACCTTCTAGAAATGTAATTATGAAAATTTTCGCACATCGACAAAAAAGGCTATTGAAATGCATACCCCATTGTCAGATGTACTGTCTTCAAA
This genomic interval from Lysinibacillus sphaericus contains the following:
- the fliM gene encoding flagellar motor switch protein FliM; protein product: MAGDVLSQSEIDALLSAISTGEMSADDIKKEDEGRKVKVYDFKRALRFSKDQIRSLTRIHENFARLLTTFFSAQLRSYVQITVASVDQIPFEEFVRSIPNMTLINVFEVPPLDGNILMEINPNIAYSMLDRLMGGSGASHSNVDNLTEIETKIMTNLFERSFDNLREAWENVAEIDPILVELEVNPQFLQMISPNETVVVISLNTIIGETSGMINICIPHVVLEPIVPNLSVRYWMQTNTKEMSPEQTKMLETRVKQAQLPLSVELGISDITIEDFLMMQVGDVIQLEQKIDDPLLLKVGTLPKFTVQPGKQGKKLAIQIIDPLKGGDEDE
- the fliL gene encoding flagellar basal body-associated protein FliL, whose protein sequence is MKNNKVLTMIIIVLVAIILIGVIAFVLFTQFNKPAASLEPSIDDIVEASVDVPEIMTNLADKRVVRMTLKIQTTSKDAAEELKKRDFQTNNLIIQELSEMEQKDLDGKQGKIMFEKAIKTQLNELMQEGEIQQVYITSYIFQ
- a CDS encoding flagellar FlbD family protein, whose protein sequence is MIELTRLNGKAFTLNALYIETVESFPDTTITLTTGTKIIVLQSEDEVRQKATAFYNNIQVLSNPHLRGEEDEE
- the flgG gene encoding flagellar basal body rod protein FlgG, translated to MLRSMYSGISGLKNFQTKLDVIGNNIANVNTYGFKKGRVIFKDILSQTSGGASAATPTRGGTNPLQIGLGSTLAAIDTVHGSGSRQTTNRPLDLAIQGEGFFMVADSVSNTDGVAENYTNVVYTRAGNFYMDNAGYLVNAEGKYLVGHANDTLYETDSTESNAEADKEASPLNGITEDLLGENDTFTFDGNNPIKIPTTAKELSIGPDGTVEYVDANGYRQYAGQIVMVKFPNAGGLEKVGSNYFQATANSGAPYGQIATVAGMGSITAGALEMSNVDLSEEFTEMIVAQRGFQANTRIITTSDEVLQELVNLKR
- a CDS encoding TIGR02530 family flagellar biosynthesis protein, producing the protein MDKFSIHRVPLYPTIRQKQPTPTNTQQSFSAHLHEATNQQELKVSKHAHERIKERNIAITEQEWQVVSDKVFEAHSKGVKQPLVLMDQAALIVSAKNATVITAMDRTEAKQQLFTNIDGTIVL
- the flgD gene encoding flagellar hook assembly protein FlgD; translated protein: MAETKISNDLYYSNYSAPTKQTGSSELGKDAFLKLLITQLQHQDPTNPMDDREFIAQMAQFSSLEQMQNMTKAMESLLMSQQQSQLMNYTSFVGKEVKWHEISKEVDKDNKPIVIEGSGVIQSLKFVDGEAVFVLADGKEIFPGNISAILGNKETSTGENNTSTESPLVQASMLIGKNVTYKDGEQDAQGRITSVSNKDGIIYYELANGKKLAGKEFTVISE
- a CDS encoding flagellar hook-length control protein FliK, which produces MNIAMMNMTASKVNTASPKAVSASNAEVKTNAGTAQDKVSKFGSVFGQVVASTNQQNNISQSSETQDGDKLAELEELLNTQSIEELLDLLEIPHDEGLLMLQIGEDGKAVAMDEMLNLDNLMAALNVDKEQIQKLVQQLLGEEQQASDVWELLTLVDAQAPVLQTQLVAALQGEGQVTPEEATTLLQVLKLTQLVGQKADLTMSQENSLSNVQQFLTTVQTQIETIQTAQQVTTKTTVTLPLQGFQQVIQQVQVTKQSDTNANEMVTANTVQTKADTFQVTLPTAKPAQSEALLKEMQAIINKAQISNAQGITRLTLKLYPENLGTIRIELVQNDGVLTARLLASTAHGRELLDSQAHQLKQAFVQQNIQVERLDIAQSLQDADRQQRDQHFFNNFFKRQQQEEQEQQNEDNEESMSFHDYLEIEEV
- a CDS encoding MotE family protein; this encodes MAKKENRIKTELEVQQPPRKSGGFQKFFIWILIPVMFVVAVLLVVATLMNTNVFDLGKKAVSSLPFVESEAQQAKDAVVIDDSKVVSLQAEIQEKEAEIAQLQKKLDDTTTEKEKLLTEQEKLLFEIEKLNREQDDVKRDFNDILSTFDKMSPKAAAPVLIKMSDAQALRILSSLKPDKLAAILEKMEPQDAAKYTELMAKQ
- the fliJ gene encoding flagellar export protein FliJ; the protein is MVSYMYRFEKVLTIREQEKNETEIAYKEAVRSFEEVATKLYDLLKKKENLIEFQQERLVVGSSIEEIHHYARFIDSLEKTIADVQQKVVQARSKMNWYEEKLLEKNLEVRKFEKMREKDYKSFQQEQDRIESIFLDEISSLTYFKKEIR
- the fliI gene encoding flagellar protein export ATPase FliI, whose amino-acid sequence is MKTAQLIEQIPNIPTFKKFGRVTRVVGLMIESQGPDSSIGDVCKIHVETSKNGHQIILAEVVGFKDEIVVLMPYTSLREISIGCLVEGTGAPLEIKVGPELIGKVLDSMGNPIDGTLLPKGLMSVPTEQDPPNPLTRPPINERLEVGVKAIDGMLTVGNGQRVGIFAGSGVGKSTLLGMIARNTQADLNVIALVGERGREVREFIERDLGSEGLSRSIVVAATSDQPALMRIKGAFTATAIAEYFRNRGLNVMLMMDSVTRVAMAQREIGLATGEPPAQKGYTPSVFAILPKLLERTGTNEKGSITAFYTVLVDGDDMNEPIADTVRGILDGHIVLDRNLANKGQYPAINVLKSVSRLMNHVAEPAHKKAAERLRELYYTYDKSEDLINIGAYKRGTSKEIDEAIYYEPLITAYLKQGYLDKVTLEESMNELITLSNGGGK